The following are encoded in a window of Francisella tularensis subsp. tularensis genomic DNA:
- a CDS encoding alpha/beta hydrolase — MDTFFIQGQAGRIETAYDKVKGANKDIVAVICHPHPLYQGSMHNKIVTTIVRAMKTFNIESYRFNYRGVGESQGQYGDGVGELEDLISVCDWIKHNSTAKKIILCGFSFGGAIAYKGLSSLDNIVSLITIAPAVDRFDLTKFSQPQDIPWLVVQGIDDDTVNPNSVFDFTLKAIKSDLTLVKMNQVGHFFHGKLIELKTVIENFLTPIVDKL, encoded by the coding sequence ATGGATACTTTTTTTATTCAAGGTCAAGCTGGTCGTATCGAGACAGCTTATGATAAAGTCAAAGGTGCCAACAAAGACATCGTTGCTGTAATATGTCATCCTCATCCATTATATCAAGGTAGCATGCATAACAAAATTGTCACAACTATTGTTAGAGCAATGAAAACTTTTAATATAGAATCTTATAGATTTAATTATCGTGGTGTTGGTGAGAGCCAAGGTCAGTATGGTGATGGGGTTGGTGAGCTAGAGGATTTAATTTCAGTATGTGACTGGATTAAACACAATTCAACAGCAAAAAAAATAATATTATGTGGCTTTTCTTTTGGTGGCGCTATAGCCTATAAAGGTTTAAGTAGTCTAGATAATATTGTAAGCCTAATAACTATAGCTCCAGCTGTAGATAGATTTGATCTAACTAAATTTAGTCAACCACAAGATATTCCATGGCTTGTGGTACAAGGTATAGATGATGATACAGTTAATCCAAACTCTGTCTTTGATTTTACTCTTAAAGCTATCAAATCTGATCTAACTTTGGTTAAAATGAACCAGGTTGGACACTTTTTCCATGGTAAGCTTATAGAGCTTAAGACGGTAATAGAAAATTTTTTAACGCCAATAGTCGATAAACTTTAA
- a CDS encoding DNA translocase FtsK: MTDNNINKTSHAVGRLKITLVVILTASIIYLFIALFSFNINDPGWSSVSSETTIKNYAGPVGAYIASFILSIFGVIGFILPFLLIDFVRILLIKRKQQSLSYLLFTVKTIGIIVFILSCCGLAELYLSFANYWVPQRSGGILGYESVKLTIKYLGSVGGNFALLIALLVGLTLYSGTTWIYLFKNLAIFVAKVFTYITKSKTNDNKNIPDINGFENFESKNNLTSPLNRDNKVVSSIFEDNQQTHKKDIFREVLDNTKVTNELSFRDPKTESPQNSDLEIVSDSDSILDLDVLDEDIDLDSELSSQSDNESKPAMTKEQLKGITTVSSPISSSASKALNKKMLPSLDLLIEPEAKQTVISQAQLDETSSLLEQTLNDFNINAKVVAAYPGPVITRYEIDLARGTKVSKLTNIAQDLARALSTTAVRVVEVIPGKPYVGLELPNPTRQMVRIKEVLAAPEFVKSKAPTLMGIGVDISGKPTFAELAKMPHLLVAGTTGSGKSVGVNAMILSMLYKCSPDELKFIMIDPKMLELSIYDGIPHLLTPVVTDMTEAANSLRWCVKEMERRYALMSAAGVRNIALLNDKIEQAEKVGRPLKDTMFIKMNPERAHEAPLLTKMPYIVVVADEFADMIMVVGKKIEELIARLAQKARAAGIHIILATQRPSVDVVTGLIKANIPTRMSFQVSSRIDSRTILDQQGAEQLLGQGDMLYLKPGFGAPMRIHGAFVDDNEVHRVVEAWKEYGEPEYVQDILEAAEESENGGSPSNSGDSEDPLYNEAVEIVIKTQKASISAVQRKLKIGYNRSARLMEEMEENGIVSEMNQNGMREVLIKRDS, from the coding sequence ATGACAGATAACAACATAAACAAAACAAGTCATGCAGTTGGTAGATTAAAAATAACTCTAGTAGTTATTTTAACAGCTAGCATAATATATCTTTTTATCGCCTTATTTAGCTTTAATATTAATGACCCAGGCTGGAGTAGTGTTTCATCTGAAACCACAATAAAAAATTACGCCGGACCCGTTGGTGCATACATAGCAAGTTTTATACTTTCAATATTTGGTGTTATCGGCTTTATTTTACCTTTTTTACTTATTGATTTTGTCAGAATCCTCCTAATCAAACGCAAACAACAAAGTCTTAGCTATCTTTTATTTACAGTGAAGACTATTGGAATTATTGTTTTCATACTATCTTGCTGTGGGCTTGCTGAGCTTTATCTTAGTTTTGCTAACTACTGGGTGCCTCAACGCTCTGGTGGTATTCTAGGTTATGAATCAGTCAAACTCACAATCAAATATTTAGGCTCAGTAGGTGGTAACTTTGCATTATTAATAGCATTGTTAGTAGGTCTAACGCTGTATTCAGGCACAACATGGATATATCTATTCAAAAACTTAGCGATATTTGTTGCCAAAGTGTTTACTTATATCACAAAATCAAAAACTAATGATAATAAAAATATCCCAGATATAAATGGCTTTGAAAATTTTGAAAGCAAAAATAACCTAACAAGTCCACTTAATAGAGATAATAAAGTAGTCTCAAGTATCTTTGAAGATAACCAACAAACTCATAAAAAAGATATTTTCAGAGAAGTTTTAGACAATACAAAAGTTACAAATGAACTTTCATTTAGAGATCCTAAAACTGAATCCCCACAAAACTCAGATTTAGAAATAGTATCAGATTCAGATTCAATCTTAGACCTAGATGTATTAGATGAAGATATCGATTTAGACTCTGAATTATCATCACAATCGGATAATGAGAGTAAACCCGCGATGACAAAAGAGCAACTAAAAGGGATCACAACAGTGTCGTCTCCAATAAGCTCAAGTGCCAGTAAAGCTCTCAATAAAAAAATGCTACCGTCTTTAGATCTACTTATAGAACCAGAAGCAAAACAAACTGTTATTTCTCAAGCACAGCTTGATGAGACATCTTCATTACTTGAACAAACTCTAAATGACTTCAATATTAATGCAAAAGTAGTTGCAGCATATCCAGGTCCGGTAATCACAAGGTATGAGATAGACCTTGCAAGGGGTACAAAGGTTAGCAAACTTACAAATATTGCCCAAGATTTAGCTAGAGCTCTATCTACTACCGCGGTTAGAGTTGTTGAGGTAATTCCTGGTAAACCGTACGTAGGCTTAGAACTACCTAATCCAACTAGACAAATGGTGAGAATTAAAGAAGTGCTAGCAGCTCCGGAGTTTGTCAAATCTAAAGCCCCTACCCTAATGGGAATAGGTGTCGATATATCTGGTAAACCGACATTTGCAGAACTTGCAAAAATGCCTCATCTTTTAGTAGCTGGTACAACAGGTTCAGGTAAATCTGTTGGTGTCAATGCAATGATTCTTAGTATGCTATACAAGTGTAGTCCTGATGAGCTCAAATTTATCATGATTGATCCAAAGATGCTTGAGCTTTCAATCTATGATGGTATACCACACTTATTGACTCCAGTTGTCACAGATATGACAGAGGCTGCGAACTCTTTGCGTTGGTGTGTCAAAGAGATGGAACGTCGCTATGCCTTAATGTCAGCTGCTGGAGTGAGAAATATTGCCTTACTTAATGATAAGATTGAACAAGCAGAGAAAGTTGGTAGACCTCTCAAAGATACGATGTTTATCAAGATGAATCCAGAAAGAGCGCATGAAGCACCATTACTTACAAAAATGCCATACATCGTTGTTGTCGCAGATGAGTTTGCCGATATGATTATGGTTGTTGGTAAAAAGATTGAGGAGTTAATCGCTAGACTTGCTCAAAAAGCGCGTGCAGCTGGTATTCATATAATTCTAGCAACACAAAGACCATCCGTTGATGTTGTAACTGGATTAATAAAGGCAAATATCCCAACAAGAATGTCTTTTCAGGTGTCATCTAGAATTGACTCTAGGACAATACTCGATCAGCAAGGCGCTGAGCAACTTCTAGGACAAGGTGACATGCTGTATCTTAAACCAGGCTTTGGTGCTCCTATGCGTATTCATGGTGCTTTTGTTGATGATAACGAAGTACATAGAGTAGTAGAAGCTTGGAAAGAATATGGTGAGCCAGAATATGTTCAAGACATTTTAGAAGCAGCGGAAGAATCTGAAAATGGTGGTAGCCCAAGTAACAGTGGTGACAGCGAAGACCCTCTCTATAACGAAGCAGTAGAGATCGTTATCAAAACCCAAAAAGCCTCAATCTCTGCGGTACAACGTAAGCTAAAAATAGGCTATAACCGTTCAGCACGATTGATGGAAGAAATGGAAGAAAATGGTATTGTTTCAGAGATGAATCAAAATGGAATGCGTGAAGTTCTAATAAAGAGAGACTCTTAA
- a CDS encoding amino acid permease has translation MSQKLKRGLHTRHMSMIALGGCIGTGLFVALGGAIADAGPGGTVLAYVIIAIMVYFLMASLGEMAAHSPVSGTFCEYATRYVDPALGFSTGWSYWFNWAITVATEVIAAALIMQYWFPGSSILLWSGFFFVLVFALNIFSVKIYGEVEYWLSFIKVSTVIIFIIVGFLSILGLVGNHQSVGFQNWHIGDAPFHNGWWGFISVFMIAGFSFQGSELIGVTAGEAKDPNTSIPKAIKQTFWRLFIFYILAVVIISFLIPYNNPSLIKAGASNDVSVSPFTIVFENVGLNSAATIMNVIILTAIISACNASMYSATRVLWHLGNIKQAPQFFATTNSKGTPMIALLVTAVIGSSFFFVSFVGSGYIFTWLVNVSSLAGFIAWFTIALSHYRFRRAYIKQGKSLEDLPYVAKFFPWAPIIALTMVSIVIVGQGVTMLTMEGRTWFSVIIEFLSTYIGFFAFVILYFVYKFIKKTKLIRLEDCDLTRES, from the coding sequence ATGTCGCAGAAACTTAAACGTGGCTTACATACTCGTCATATGTCAATGATAGCTCTAGGTGGCTGTATTGGTACTGGTTTATTTGTAGCACTTGGTGGAGCAATCGCTGATGCGGGTCCTGGAGGAACTGTCTTGGCGTATGTTATTATAGCTATAATGGTTTATTTCTTGATGGCGAGTCTTGGCGAAATGGCTGCGCATAGCCCTGTTAGTGGCACATTTTGTGAATATGCTACGCGCTATGTTGATCCAGCGTTAGGCTTTAGTACCGGTTGGAGTTATTGGTTTAATTGGGCTATTACAGTTGCTACAGAGGTTATTGCCGCAGCGTTAATTATGCAGTATTGGTTTCCAGGTAGTTCAATTCTGTTGTGGAGTGGATTTTTCTTTGTACTAGTTTTTGCTTTGAATATCTTCTCAGTAAAAATATATGGTGAAGTTGAATATTGGTTATCTTTTATAAAAGTTTCTACAGTTATTATATTTATAATTGTTGGTTTCTTATCAATACTTGGTTTAGTAGGTAATCACCAAAGTGTTGGTTTTCAGAACTGGCATATCGGAGATGCTCCTTTTCATAATGGTTGGTGGGGCTTTATATCAGTATTCATGATTGCTGGATTTTCTTTCCAAGGTAGTGAGCTTATAGGTGTAACAGCTGGAGAAGCGAAAGATCCAAATACATCTATACCAAAAGCAATCAAACAAACATTTTGGCGTTTATTTATATTTTATATACTTGCTGTAGTGATTATTAGCTTCTTGATTCCATACAATAATCCATCTTTGATAAAAGCTGGAGCAAGTAATGATGTTTCAGTTAGTCCATTTACAATAGTTTTTGAAAACGTTGGTTTGAATTCAGCGGCAACTATTATGAATGTAATTATATTAACTGCGATAATATCTGCATGTAATGCAAGTATGTATAGTGCGACAAGGGTACTATGGCATTTAGGTAACATTAAGCAAGCCCCGCAGTTTTTTGCAACTACTAATTCAAAAGGTACGCCAATGATTGCTCTTTTGGTTACAGCAGTTATAGGCTCGTCATTCTTCTTTGTATCTTTTGTTGGTAGTGGATATATATTTACATGGTTAGTCAACGTTTCAAGTTTAGCGGGATTTATTGCATGGTTTACAATTGCACTTAGTCACTATCGTTTTAGAAGAGCATATATAAAGCAGGGTAAAAGCTTAGAAGATTTACCATATGTAGCAAAGTTTTTCCCATGGGCGCCTATTATTGCTTTAACTATGGTAAGTATAGTAATCGTTGGTCAAGGTGTTACAATGTTGACAATGGAGGGTAGAACTTGGTTTAGTGTAATAATAGAGTTTTTATCAACTTATATAGGTTTCTTTGCATTTGTGATACTATATTTTGTATATAAGTTTATTAAAAAGACAAAATTGATAAGACTAGAAGATTGTGATCTTACTAGAGAATCTTAG
- a CDS encoding IS630 family transposase (programmed frameshift): MPSYSQYFRDIVINKYEEGMTEFELSKFFNIDKRTVVSWIEFYKRTGDYSSKQGVGCGRVVSFTDKTLIEQYLIDHPDASALDIKEALAPDIPRSTFYDCLNRLGFSFKKKTPKYKQRKEHERLEYIEKLKEIAQNLLFYIDEMGCDNKLSILRGWSLIGEPSYGEVLAYQTQRRSIVAGYNYADKKIIAPLEYSGYTNTEIFNQWFEEHLCPSLKPKTTIVMDNASFHKSSKLIEIANKFDVQILYLPPYSPDLNPIEKVWANFKKIFRKVNNSFEKFCDAISYVFNKILSD; encoded by the exons ATGCCATCATATAGCCAATATTTTAGAGACATCGTAATTAATAAATATGAAGAAGGTATGACGGAGTTCGAGCTGAGTAAGTTTTTTAACATAGATAAGCGTACAGTTGTTTCATGGATAGAGTTTTATAAAAGAACCGGAGATTATAGTTCAAAGCAAGGAGTTGGTTGTGGCAGAGTCGTTAGCTTTACCGATAAAACATTGATTGAACAGTATTTGATAGATCATCCAGATGCAAGTGCATTAGATATAAAAGAAGCATTAGCCCCTGATATTCCAAGAAGTACATTTTATGATTGTCTTAATAGACTTGGTTTTAGTTTTA AAAAAAAGACTCCAAAATATAAGCAAAGAAAAGAACATGAAAGGTTGGAGTATATAGAAAAACTAAAAGAAATAGCTCAAAACTTGTTATTTTATATAGATGAGATGGGGTGTGACAATAAGCTTTCTATCCTAAGAGGATGGTCACTAATTGGTGAGCCTAGTTATGGTGAGGTTTTAGCATATCAAACACAAAGAAGAAGTATTGTTGCTGGATATAATTATGCAGATAAAAAGATTATAGCTCCATTAGAGTACAGTGGATATACCAATACTGAAATTTTTAATCAATGGTTTGAGGAACACTTATGCCCATCATTAAAACCTAAAACTACTATAGTAATGGATAATGCTAGTTTCCATAAATCCTCTAAGCTGATTGAAATAGCCAATAAATTTGATGTACAAATATTATATCTACCTCCGTATTCTCCAGATTTAAATCCTATTGAAAAGGTTTGGGCTAACTTTAAAAAAATATTTAGAAAAGTGAATAATAGTTTTGAAAAATTTTGTGATGCTATCTCTTATGTGTTTAACAAAATACTCTCGGATTAA
- a CDS encoding DUF3387 domain-containing protein, whose product MLSDEFLAEVRNYKHKNIALETLKKLLNQEIKARSKTNLVQSKTLKEMLEDSIRRYHSKTISSVEFLDELINQAKEIKNMDTEYQKLGLTEYEYAFYTAVASNESAKELMQTNKLRELAIELFNRLKSSVSIDWTKKESVRAKLRVTVKRTLRQFGYPPDMQKLATDTVLKQAEQLAKELLK is encoded by the coding sequence GTGCTATCAGATGAATTTTTGGCAGAGGTAAGAAATTATAAGCATAAAAATATTGCTTTAGAAACACTCAAAAAACTTCTAAACCAAGAGATAAAAGCTCGCTCAAAAACTAACCTAGTCCAATCAAAGACACTCAAAGAGATGTTGGAGGATTCAATTCGTCGTTATCATAGCAAGACTATTTCATCAGTTGAGTTTTTAGATGAGCTAATAAACCAAGCTAAAGAAATTAAAAATATGGATACTGAGTATCAAAAGCTAGGTTTGACAGAGTATGAGTATGCTTTCTATACAGCAGTAGCAAGTAATGAAAGTGCTAAAGAGTTAATGCAGACTAATAAACTACGAGAGCTAGCGATAGAGCTATTTAATCGCTTAAAATCATCAGTTTCGATAGATTGGACAAAAAAAGAGTCTGTGAGAGCTAAGCTTAGAGTTACAGTCAAAAGAACGCTCAGACAATTTGGCTATCCACCAGATATGCAAAAGCTAGCTACTGATACCGTACTTAAACAAGCAGAGCAGTTAGCAAAAGAGCTTTTGAAATAG
- the lolA gene encoding outer membrane lipoprotein chaperone LolA, protein MKKIIICFIFVFSINVSFADATSELIDKIKNIHSMTANFNQKLIDGQTNNNLNSKGNMSLKKPQYFKWITTSPNNQEIVSNGTKLWIYDGDLDQLIIKKVSNDIAQFPYLILLSKNTNNINKLFTVTAQDNNSYILKPKNDQMIDSIKIKFTPNNQLEYLEISTSLNQFTKIEFNNVKTDVDISNTSFDFKAPQNTDIIDETKSA, encoded by the coding sequence ATGAAAAAGATAATTATATGTTTTATATTTGTTTTTAGTATCAATGTTAGCTTTGCTGATGCCACTAGCGAGCTTATAGACAAGATAAAAAATATCCACTCGATGACTGCTAACTTCAATCAAAAGCTCATAGATGGACAAACCAACAATAATCTTAACTCAAAGGGCAATATGAGCCTTAAAAAACCACAATATTTTAAATGGATAACAACATCTCCAAATAACCAAGAAATTGTCTCTAATGGTACAAAACTATGGATTTATGATGGTGATTTAGATCAACTTATCATAAAAAAAGTTTCTAATGACATAGCTCAATTTCCTTATCTGATTCTTTTATCAAAAAATACCAATAACATCAATAAACTTTTTACTGTCACAGCGCAAGATAACAACAGCTATATTCTAAAACCTAAAAATGATCAAATGATCGATAGTATAAAAATTAAATTTACTCCAAATAACCAACTTGAGTATTTAGAGATTTCAACTTCACTAAATCAGTTCACAAAAATTGAGTTTAATAATGTAAAAACTGATGTAGATATAAGTAATACAAGTTTTGATTTCAAAGCGCCTCAAAATACAGATATAATTGATGAAACTAAATCCGCATAA
- a CDS encoding ProQ/FINO family protein yields MSEGRNKLNDFLLLQSLLGGSSKIEEKTSRMKQARDRNISKNKSIPKPTVVKKVEERDTSFIRIPQYGHRINNKIVDELQNPQLEDNQEILVTVDIEKERQKEEARLFKWLCHRFPKCFDPINKKPLKIGISEEIEIIYQNENYAPVDKMVLRNVLRRYVGDTRYHKAVFELKQRFNLQGQPVEDYAPEHVEYSKKRLDEIAEKAEFRAKGLSMKDYYEYKKQQQQEKVDTEE; encoded by the coding sequence ATGTCTGAAGGTAGAAATAAATTAAACGATTTTTTACTATTACAATCTTTGTTAGGTGGTTCTTCTAAAATAGAAGAAAAAACTTCTAGAATGAAGCAAGCTAGGGATAGGAATATCTCAAAGAATAAAAGTATTCCTAAGCCTACAGTAGTTAAGAAAGTTGAAGAGAGAGATACTTCTTTTATCCGTATTCCACAGTACGGTCATAGAATAAATAATAAAATAGTAGATGAGCTTCAAAATCCACAGCTTGAAGATAACCAAGAAATCTTAGTAACTGTTGATATTGAGAAAGAAAGACAAAAAGAAGAAGCTAGATTGTTTAAGTGGTTATGCCATCGTTTTCCAAAATGTTTTGATCCAATCAATAAAAAGCCACTTAAGATTGGTATAAGTGAAGAGATCGAAATAATCTACCAGAATGAGAATTATGCGCCAGTTGATAAGATGGTACTTCGAAATGTATTACGCCGTTATGTGGGTGATACTCGTTACCATAAGGCTGTATTTGAACTTAAACAGAGATTTAATTTACAAGGTCAGCCAGTTGAAGACTATGCTCCTGAGCATGTTGAGTACTCTAAGAAGCGTTTAGATGAGATAGCAGAAAAAGCTGAATTCAGAGCTAAGGGTTTGTCTATGAAAGACTACTACGAGTATAAAAAACAGCAACAACAAGAGAAAGTTGATACTGAGGAATAA
- a CDS encoding potassium transporter TrkG — protein MMLSQKPKIIGIFLMFLSLTMLSPLLVDYIYDEDNAYPFVLSFTVTFLCGFLLWFISRKSNKKLSNRDGFLIVTLVWIFVTVFGAIPYMSFPGLNLSFTNAVFESVSGFTTTGGTVIEGLDKLPHSILFYRQQTEFFGGMGIIVLSVAILPLLGVGGMQLYKAEVSGQWKDDKIAPKISSTAKALWMVYLLLTFLCFISYLLVGVEPFDAICYTFSTVSTGGFAPSDASMTDKPLGMLIVCAIFLFLGATSFKAHYIALSKFKISHYFRNIEFKAYFYFLFFTSFIVCITIIAHTNDLSNIFSIVTNSIFQVISISSSAGFVSDNNYYLWPSFLPIMLMFIAIIGGCGGSTAGGLKMIRAILFKEKAILEAKRVIHPQGVFTVKLGDIHISEQALNRVSGFISVYIIIFAGGWLALLGCGLDIPTAFSTIATTLSNVGPGLGDIGSNFKNLPKEALWICNFVMIAGRLEIFTILVLFMPDFWRK, from the coding sequence ATGATGTTAAGCCAGAAACCAAAAATAATTGGTATATTTTTAATGTTCCTTAGCCTTACCATGCTTAGTCCTTTATTGGTTGACTATATATATGATGAAGATAATGCATATCCATTTGTGTTGAGTTTTACAGTAACATTTTTATGTGGTTTTTTGCTTTGGTTTATTTCACGTAAATCAAATAAGAAACTATCAAATAGAGATGGTTTTCTTATAGTTACACTCGTTTGGATATTTGTAACAGTCTTTGGTGCAATACCATATATGTCTTTTCCTGGACTAAATCTATCCTTTACTAATGCAGTATTTGAGTCTGTTTCTGGATTTACTACAACTGGTGGTACTGTGATTGAAGGACTTGATAAGCTTCCTCATAGCATTTTATTTTATCGACAACAAACTGAATTTTTCGGTGGCATGGGCATTATTGTTCTATCAGTAGCAATTCTACCTTTACTAGGTGTCGGTGGTATGCAGTTATATAAAGCGGAAGTATCAGGTCAATGGAAAGATGATAAAATCGCCCCTAAAATCTCCAGCACTGCCAAAGCACTTTGGATGGTATATCTATTACTTACTTTCTTATGCTTTATCTCTTATCTATTAGTTGGTGTAGAACCATTTGATGCGATATGCTATACATTCTCAACAGTATCAACTGGCGGTTTTGCGCCTTCGGATGCAAGCATGACAGATAAGCCATTAGGAATGCTTATTGTATGTGCAATCTTTCTTTTCTTAGGTGCTACTAGTTTTAAAGCCCATTATATAGCTCTGTCAAAATTTAAAATAAGTCATTATTTTAGAAATATCGAGTTTAAAGCATATTTTTACTTCTTATTTTTTACCTCATTTATTGTATGTATCACTATAATTGCACATACAAATGACCTTTCAAATATTTTCTCAATAGTTACTAATAGCATTTTTCAAGTAATATCCATCAGCTCAAGTGCTGGCTTTGTTTCTGATAATAACTATTACTTATGGCCTAGCTTCTTGCCAATTATGTTAATGTTTATTGCCATAATTGGTGGTTGTGGTGGCTCTACCGCTGGTGGCTTAAAGATGATTAGAGCAATTTTATTTAAAGAAAAAGCTATACTTGAGGCTAAACGTGTCATCCATCCACAAGGGGTTTTCACTGTTAAATTAGGTGATATCCATATATCAGAACAAGCTCTTAATAGAGTTTCTGGATTTATCTCTGTTTATATTATAATTTTTGCTGGTGGTTGGTTAGCCTTGCTAGGTTGCGGTCTAGATATCCCCACAGCATTCTCAACAATTGCTACCACTTTGTCTAATGTGGGTCCGGGACTAGGTGATATTGGTTCAAATTTTAAAAATCTCCCTAAAGAAGCTCTATGGATATGCAACTTTGTGATGATTGCAGGACGTCTTGAGATATTTACAATTCTAGTATTATTTATGCCAGATTTTTGGAGAAAATAA
- the lpxF gene encoding lipid A 4'-phosphatase LpxF, whose product MARFHIILGLVVCFFAWIFFLIFPNLDIQFAGHFYNSSAHQFIDGYDGFLGFLHWFARFFPIFFSIIVILFLLGSLFIDKFKIKYRKAIFFIAVCLWIGPGLVVNYVFKDHWGRPRPVMVKQFNGDKIFQPPFVISSQCDKNCSFVCGDASMGFWLFAFMPLLATRKKKLVAFIAAVVAGGGLGLMRMSQGGHFFSDVVFCGIFVYISTWVVYALMYRKKEY is encoded by the coding sequence TTGGCAAGATTTCATATCATATTAGGTTTAGTTGTTTGTTTTTTTGCATGGATATTCTTTCTTATATTCCCGAATTTGGATATACAATTCGCGGGACATTTTTATAATTCATCGGCACATCAATTTATTGATGGGTATGATGGCTTTTTAGGATTTTTGCATTGGTTTGCTAGATTTTTTCCAATATTTTTTTCAATAATAGTGATTTTATTTCTATTAGGATCGTTATTTATCGATAAGTTTAAGATTAAGTATAGAAAAGCTATATTCTTTATTGCGGTATGCTTATGGATAGGTCCAGGTTTAGTTGTTAACTATGTGTTTAAAGATCATTGGGGGCGTCCAAGACCAGTGATGGTTAAGCAATTTAATGGTGATAAAATTTTTCAACCACCATTCGTTATATCCTCACAATGTGATAAAAACTGCTCCTTTGTATGTGGTGATGCCTCAATGGGATTTTGGCTTTTTGCATTTATGCCATTACTAGCTACAAGAAAAAAGAAGCTTGTTGCGTTTATCGCAGCAGTAGTTGCTGGTGGAGGTTTGGGATTGATGAGAATGTCGCAAGGAGGGCATTTTTTTAGTGATGTTGTTTTCTGTGGCATATTTGTGTATATCTCAACCTGGGTGGTTTATGCACTAATGTATCGTAAAAAAGAATATTGA
- a CDS encoding type I restriction endonuclease: protein MSLKYWLYDGIFIRHYNISTNIFRINYNKRPDLIIFVNGLPLVVIELKNATDENATIKSAFDQIRTYKATIPSLFRYNSICVISDGLEAKAGTISADISRFMTWKSSDGIAESSKLVPQLETLILGMLNPCTLLDLIKNFIVFEKDKKQDEKGQTQVFTIKKLAAYHQYYAVNKALERTLQASRKDGDKKGGVVWHTQGSGKSLSMVFYTGKAVLALNNPTIVVITDRNDLDDQLFDTFAASKNQIYQCYQMNFWQR from the coding sequence ATGTCTCTAAAATATTGGCTATATGATGGCATTTTTATTAGACATTATAACATTTCTACAAATATCTTTCGGATTAACTATAATAAACGCCCAGATTTAATTATTTTTGTAAACGGCTTACCGTTGGTAGTTATAGAGCTAAAAAATGCTACTGATGAAAATGCAACTATCAAATCAGCTTTTGACCAAATCCGTACTTATAAAGCTACTATTCCAAGCTTATTTAGATATAACTCCATTTGTGTAATTAGTGATGGACTAGAAGCAAAAGCAGGGACTATTTCAGCTGATATAAGCCGTTTTATGACTTGGAAATCTAGTGATGGCATAGCGGAGAGCTCAAAACTAGTACCACAATTAGAAACTCTAATTTTAGGGATGCTAAATCCTTGCACCTTATTAGATCTTATCAAAAACTTTATCGTATTTGAGAAAGATAAAAAGCAGGATGAGAAAGGACAAACTCAAGTTTTCACAATCAAAAAGCTCGCCGCATATCATCAGTACTATGCAGTTAATAAAGCTCTTGAGAGAACTCTACAAGCTAGTCGCAAGGATGGCGATAAAAAAGGCGGTGTAGTATGGCATACTCAAGGTAGTGGTAAATCGTTATCTATGGTTTTCTATACAGGTAAAGCTGTATTAGCTCTAAACAATCCAACTATAGTGGTTATCACAGATAGAAACGATCTTGATGATCAGCTATTTGATACTTTTGCAGCATCAAAAAACCAGATATATCAGTGCTATCAGATGAATTTTTGGCAGAGGTAA
- a CDS encoding CBU_0585 family protein has product MMKLILRLAHLFDNKKDRAYVSEVDRFLQEFDKANPQKSESQKKEILKHRNIFNREAKPKASFLDGE; this is encoded by the coding sequence ATGATGAAACTTATATTGCGCTTAGCTCATTTGTTTGATAATAAAAAAGATAGAGCATATGTGAGCGAAGTGGATAGATTTTTACAAGAGTTTGACAAAGCAAATCCACAAAAATCTGAGTCGCAAAAGAAAGAAATATTAAAGCATCGAAATATTTTTAATAGAGAAGCAAAGCCTAAAGCTAGTTTCCTTGATGGTGAATAA